In the Pirellulales bacterium genome, TGCTGTTGCCCGCAAGGAAAATTCGATCCAAACGCGATTTCGCAGGACATGTGGGATGATTGGGCCAAAGCGATTCGCACCGCCGGCGCTCAGCACGAAAAGATAGGCCGCGTTGCAACCAGCTTGCAGTCCTTGCCCACCGCGATTTGGACCACGCCGCTCGACTGGTATCTCAATCAATCTCTGATCGATATTCGTCGCTTAAGAACGTATGGCGAAAAGCGGGTGCGCTCGGTACTGGAAGCCATGCACGATGTGTATGAAATCGTAGCAAGCTTGCGGCCAACCTCCCATTTAGGCGCTCGATTAACCCCAATTTTTGTCGCTGCGATCGAACAGTGGATTCAGCAGTCGATGACAGAGCCGCAGCAGGTCACGCGGCAAGCCGTGCGAGAATCGTTGCTGACGCCGCTGGTGCGACAAGTGACCATCGATTGCGGAACGGTTGTAGCACGCGTCGTTGAAAGCCGGTTGTCGATTCGCTTGGGAGCTGCGAGCGTACGGGCGATCTCGCAGCGATTGGAGGTGTCGCGGGCGAGGATTTATCAATTGCTCGATGAGTCCGAGCGCGCAATGAACTTGCGATGGCCGGATGGTCGTTGTCAATTGACGCACCTCGTCGAACGACTTGCGGACCTTCAGCCCGAACCCGACGGCGTGGTGGTAATTCGGACGGCGATCAACGTATTCTTCCCCGACGCGACTGAAGTAGCTCGAAGAGCCGAAGAATCGTAGCCGCAGCTATGGCCGCCGGCGAGAACCGATTGGTTTGGAAACGGCGAAGCAACTCCACTGCGGATCGTTGAGCCAATCCGAACAGCGATTTCAGGAGGAGATTCCCTTCGCCGACGTCGGTGGTTTGCAGTTCAGCCGGGAAAAAATTTCCCCTTCTTCAGGCCCTTTTTCGTATGGCGCTTACTCACCCTGCTCAAAGATTTTTTGCAGCAGGCGCTCCCAGCGCTGCTGTTCAACCAGTGCCCTAGCGTGAAGAAAGGCTATCTCGTAAAGCTGGGCAACATTTGTGGGGCCAGATCGCTGTGGAGCAGGCGGCTCGATCAGTTCAAACCGTGAACCGTTGGCTCCCGCCGTATTTGTCTCCGGCAGCGGCGAAAATGATCGAATGCGATTATTCATCGAAGGGTTTTTTCATCCGTGAAAGCGCCTGCTAGCTAGCAACGCTAGCAACGACGCCGCTCTGGCCAGTATTCCTAGGGTATCGAATGCTGACGAGCGTAAGTGAAGTACCGTCCGTTCCTACCGAAAAACCATCACTCACGTCACTTCCCTGCAAGCCCTAACACTTTGCGCCACGCGAAACTTCTCTTGTCGCGTTTCTTCGAACTGGCCTATATTGGTCGGCGAGACGCCGATCCGCAGAGCGGGAGGATTTCCTCTTTTGCCCGGGCGCAGCTTTCCGAAACAACCCGGAAGCGTGTACCGCGAGTTGGCCGGAGATTTCAAGTTTGGGATTTGGGATCTCGAATCTCAAAAGCGTGCGCGGCAAGTTGCCGCGATGAGTCGGAGAGTGGCCTTACAAAAGGAGTTTTGCATGTCTGCTGTAATGATGGAACGATTCTCGGCAGCCTCTGCGCCGGCGATGCCTTCCTGGCAACCGACCGGCCTGCCAGCGGCAGCCCCTGTGGCCGGCAACATGTGCGTGGTGCCGCGCTGCAAGATCAAGTTTGAAAAATGCACCGGCGGATTCAAACTGCACTGCAAATGCGACGACGAGATGTCGTGCGCGACGCTGCAGAATCTTTGCAAGATGCTCTGCGATGGGCTGTGCAGTTGTATTTGCTCGTGCAATGGCTTGGAGTGCTGCAAATGCTCGTTTGCGAATTGCCATTGCAAATGCGAGTACACGAAAGACGGCTGCTGCATCACTTGCACCAGCGGCGATAAGCAATGCTGCGAAATGCTGCAAGCGTGCTGCGATTGCTGCGCCAAGTGCTGCGAAAACGGCTGCTGCTGCTATGTCTGCTTCAACAACACGCCGGTTTGCTGTGGAACCTGCTAAACGGCCACGCGGCCAGTCGTGCCGCGTGCCAAGCGCGACGACAGGCTGCCGTTGACAGGTTCTACGTGCGCTAGTAAACAAGCCCGGGAGACGCGAGTCCTCCGGGCTTTTCTCGTTGCTCCGACAACGAACCGAAAATCGAGAGTTGCAAATTGTATACTGCCGGGTGGGCGCGAGCGTCGCCACGCGGCTACAATCGCGGTTTTCCAAATACGCGTTCTCAGCTCCACAAGGGTTGTCCCGTTGACAAGCGATTCCGGTCCTTCTCCACCGCCGGCGTCTACCGAGGCGCAGGCTCCCGGCGTGCATCATCCCGTCGGATTCTGGTTCTTCTTTTGGGGTGAGTTCGCCGAGCGCTGCTCGTATTACGGCATGAAAACGCTGCTGCCTTTGTATCTGACCAATGAAATGAACATTTCGGACGGCCTGGCGGGTGCCGTGCAGTCATGGTTCAAGATGGCGGTCTACTTCTTGCCGCTTGTTGGCGGCTATATTGCCGATAAATTTTTCGGCAAATACTGGACGATCATTGGCTTCTCGATCCCCTACGTGCTGGGGCATTTTATCTTGGGAATTCCGCAGGAGTGGGCGGTTTTTACGGCGTTGGCATTGTTGGCTGGCGGTAGCGGCGTAATCAAACCGAACGTCTCGACGCTGATGGGGCTGACCTATGATCAACAGCGCGCGGGCCAAGATCAGCTTCGCGCGGCGGCGTTTATGTGGTTTTATTTCGCGGTCAACATTGGTTCGTTTATTTCCACCTCGGCGTTGCCTTTTGCGCGCGATAAGTGGGGTTACGCGGCGGCCTTTCAAGTTCCCGCCTGGCTGATGGTCGCAGCGCTGGCAGTCTTCGCGGCCGGAAAACCTTTTTACGCCGTCGAAAAAATCGAACACCGGCTGGCGACACCGACGGAGCGGAGCGAACAACGGGCAACGCTCAAGTCGCTCTTTGCGATCTTTCTGTTTATCGTATTTTTCTGGATCGCCTACGAACAAAACGATTCGCTGTGGATTTACTTTCTCCGCGACCATGTCACCCTGCCGCAACTATGGTTCATGGACAAACCGCTGAAATCCGACGCGTTGCAGGCGATTAATCCGTTCTTGGTCGTGGTGTTCGTTCCCTTGTTCAATTTCGCCTTCGCGCGACTCGATCCGCAAGCAAAATTCATCACGCGGACCAGAAAGATGTTCGCCGGGCTGTTGTTTACCGGTGCGGCGTCCGCTTTGATGGCAGCGGCTGGTTACTTGTCGGAAATCTCAGGAGGCAACGTTTCAATCGGGTGGTATGTCGCCGCCTTCTCGGTATTGACCATCGGCGAAGTCTTGGTCTATGGCACGGGCCTGGAATTGGTATACACCTTTGCCCCGCCGCGGATGAAAAGCTTCGTCACTGCGTGTTTTTTGCTCACGGTGGCGATCGCAAATTTTGTCAACTCGGGGCTGTTCCAATTTTACGGCGGACGCAAGGCCGAAAATACGGAAGAGTGGCGCCTGCCGACGGTGTCGCCGGGAACCTTTTTCGCCCTGACGGCGGCAATGATGGCCGCAGCCGCTGTCGGCTTCTACTTCGTCGGCCGCCGATTTGAGCGCGGAATCGTGGCAAAGTCGAATGCGGGCAAGTAGATACATTGTGTGCCCAATTATGGGTGCGTTTGATTGGTATTTCCCGCAATCAATGCGTCTGCGTAGAATATTCGAATGCTGCTGTTTTCCTACCGTATCACATGGATTGTCGTACTGCTCATCGCGACGGGTTGCGAAGGCGCACCGCCCACCACGGCTGCCAAAGCAGCGCCTCCCGCTCGCATGGCGCCCAAAATTGCTTTTGATGGAGCTGCCTCGTTTGAATATCTCAAGCAGATATGTGCGATCGGGCCACGATACAGCGGGTCGAAGGGAATGCGCGAGCAACAAGCGTTGCTCGTAGAGCATTTTCAAAAGCTAGGGGCGAACGTCACGAAGCAGGAATTTCAAGCGCGGCATCCACAATCAGGCGGGGCCGTACAAATGGCCAACCTGATCATCCAGTGGCATCCGGAGCGAAAAGAGCGAGTGTTGCTTGTCGCTCATTACGACACCCGCCCCTTGCCCGACCGCGATCCGCGAAATCCCCGCGGCAACTTTATCGGCGCCAATGACGGCGGTAGCGGCGTGGCGGTGCTGATGGAATTGGGTAAGGCCATGCCGAAATTCGACAGCCCACTTGGCGTCGATTTCTTGTTGGTTGACGGCGAAGAATTGGTGTTCCGCGAAGGCGACCCATATTGCCTCGGTTCTGCGCATTTTGCTAGGCAGTATTTCGCAGATCCACCGGAGCATCAATATCGCTGGGGCGTGGTGCTCGATATGGTGGGTGGAAGAAACGCGAGGTTTTTTCAGGAATCCAACAGCGCCGGCTGGCGCGACACGCTGCCGCTGGTGGAACAAATCTGGGCAACGGCGGCTCGCCTCGGGGTGCGCGAATTCGTAGCGCAGATCGGAGAACAAGTCACCGACGACCACATTCCACTCCACGACATCGCACATATCCCAACGTGCGACATCATCGGTTGGCCCTATCAAGCGTGGCATACTCAAGCCGACACGCCGGCACAATGCTCCGCGGCGACGCTTGGCAAAGTAGGCTGGGTAATTTTCGAATGGCTGAAGGAGCAGAAGTAGAATCGGTTAAAATCTGGCGCCTGCTCGATCCTCGCCTTTCACGCGCACCGCGCTTCCGTCGGCGAAATCTCGCTCAAAAGTCGGGCTTTTAGATCGGCGGCCCGCTGCGACGTCCACCATTGGCGGAACGCTGCGGTGGATTGCTGGAGTGCCGCCGCTTCCTGGGCAATGAGTTTCTGTAGGATGGATCGCTGTGGTTGACAATCGTGATTGGTGAGCCACTGCGAGTATTGTCGTTGCGCAGTCGCATGATCGTTGACCGTACCGAGCTGTTCCTGCAATTGTTCGATCAGTGGATACAATTCGCCGCGGAACGCAGAACTGAATACGCCGGCAAAAACTTCCATCGCATAGCGCAAATGTTTTGCCGCGATGCGAATCTCGTGCAGCGCTTGTGTGCAATCGAGATCGGACTCGGCTGCGTCAAAGAATTCTGTCACGATCGTACGCATAGTCGCGGCTGCCGCCGAGTGAAATGTCGGTTCGAGCGATTCATCCACTCGCCAGTGCGCCTTGTCGGCCAATTTCCTTGCGCGTCGCGAAAATCCCGTTTTCTTCAATTTGCGACGAACTTCGATGATGTCTGCTTGCGCATCGCACCGTGCCTCGGCAATTTGCTCGAGCATTGCCGTCAAACCGTCTACCATATCGTCCCCCGCTGAGCGCTGATCCACATCGGTGGAAAGACGCTTCGCCATCACGTCCAAATCGCGCGCCGGACCGGCGGTTTTGCGAATCTGTTTCAATCGCTTACGGAGCCAGTTGCTCCGACGCCTTGGCAGTAGCCGCTCGAACAAATCGATCGCCACCATGGCGCGCCGTGTGGCAACGCGCAATTGATGCACGCTCTCGCCACCCCGCAAGTCGTCTTCCGCTGCCTGGATCAACCAACCGCAAACAGCTTTCAATCGAGATCGTATCACGCGGCAAGCGACATGGCTGACCGGTTCATCCTTGCAGTTGGCTTCGATCCATTTACTGTTCTTAGCCATAATCAAAGTTGACAAATTCGAAGCTGGCGGCGCGATGACAAGCATCTTGCTTTCCCAAAATGGTACGTTGCTATTTGGTCGAATTGAAAAAACGGGCACGGCAACTGCCTTCTCTGACCAA is a window encoding:
- a CDS encoding MFS transporter; this translates as MTSDSGPSPPPASTEAQAPGVHHPVGFWFFFWGEFAERCSYYGMKTLLPLYLTNEMNISDGLAGAVQSWFKMAVYFLPLVGGYIADKFFGKYWTIIGFSIPYVLGHFILGIPQEWAVFTALALLAGGSGVIKPNVSTLMGLTYDQQRAGQDQLRAAAFMWFYFAVNIGSFISTSALPFARDKWGYAAAFQVPAWLMVAALAVFAAGKPFYAVEKIEHRLATPTERSEQRATLKSLFAIFLFIVFFWIAYEQNDSLWIYFLRDHVTLPQLWFMDKPLKSDALQAINPFLVVVFVPLFNFAFARLDPQAKFITRTRKMFAGLLFTGAASALMAAAGYLSEISGGNVSIGWYVAAFSVLTIGEVLVYGTGLELVYTFAPPRMKSFVTACFLLTVAIANFVNSGLFQFYGGRKAENTEEWRLPTVSPGTFFALTAAMMAAAAVGFYFVGRRFERGIVAKSNAGK
- a CDS encoding M28 family peptidase; this encodes MLLFSYRITWIVVLLIATGCEGAPPTTAAKAAPPARMAPKIAFDGAASFEYLKQICAIGPRYSGSKGMREQQALLVEHFQKLGANVTKQEFQARHPQSGGAVQMANLIIQWHPERKERVLLVAHYDTRPLPDRDPRNPRGNFIGANDGGSGVAVLMELGKAMPKFDSPLGVDFLLVDGEELVFREGDPYCLGSAHFARQYFADPPEHQYRWGVVLDMVGGRNARFFQESNSAGWRDTLPLVEQIWATAARLGVREFVAQIGEQVTDDHIPLHDIAHIPTCDIIGWPYQAWHTQADTPAQCSAATLGKVGWVIFEWLKEQK
- a CDS encoding CHAD domain-containing protein: MAKNSKWIEANCKDEPVSHVACRVIRSRLKAVCGWLIQAAEDDLRGGESVHQLRVATRRAMVAIDLFERLLPRRRSNWLRKRLKQIRKTAGPARDLDVMAKRLSTDVDQRSAGDDMVDGLTAMLEQIAEARCDAQADIIEVRRKLKKTGFSRRARKLADKAHWRVDESLEPTFHSAAAATMRTIVTEFFDAAESDLDCTQALHEIRIAAKHLRYAMEVFAGVFSSAFRGELYPLIEQLQEQLGTVNDHATAQRQYSQWLTNHDCQPQRSILQKLIAQEAAALQQSTAAFRQWWTSQRAADLKARLLSEISPTEARCA